Within the Camelus dromedarius isolate mCamDro1 chromosome 9, mCamDro1.pat, whole genome shotgun sequence genome, the region TGGCCAGGCCCAGGGAAGAGGCAGAAATTCCCCTTCCCTGTCAGGTCCCAGCACCCATGGCAGGAAGGTACAGCTTGGTGACATGGTGAGAACCCTCTCACAGGTTTTCCCTGAGGCCCAGCCCGCAGAGCTGTGTGTGGAAGTCCCAGAAAACTATGGTGGAAATTTCCCTTTGTACTTGACCAAGGTAAGCCTGAAAGTTGGTTGGGCTGCCCTCCCCCAAAGTCCGGCTTCCCTTACCTCTGGCACTCCTTTCCTGCCCTGGTTTTCCTTTAATCCTGCTTTCTAGACAGGATGCAGTATAGTGTGAATGACTAATAAGATTTTAATGCCAGAAGAAAGTAGAGCTTTCAGTTAAAGAACGAAGGGGTGGCGGAGGGTTTCAAGATTCGAAAAGTAGGGCAGGGAGTATTAGGGCACATCAGGTACAGGGAAAAGAGCTCTGGCTTTGAATTCAGTCCTGTTGCTCACCCACTGGCTTTGTGATGTCAGGCAAGTGCtagccctctctgagcctcagtatcccCACATATGAAATGGGGCCACTGGATGGAGGGGGCATCCCCCAGACCTggcccccctccctcacctctgttCTCTCCCACCAGCTGCCGCTGCCCTGTGAGGAGGCTGAGGGCCAGCTTGTGCTGTCAGGAAACTCAAGCACAGCAGCTGAGGGCCCCTTTGCTGTGGATCCAGAGTCTGGCTTCCTGCTGCTGACCAGAGCCCTGGACCGAGAGGAACAGGCAGAGTACCAGCTACAGGTATGGCCAGACCAGGGGTAGAAGAAAGCAGCCAAGGCAGAGCGGGGCACTGACTACCCTTCCCTACCAGGTCACCCTGGAGGCTGAGGATGGACGTGTCCTGTGGGGCCCACAGTCTGTGCTTGTGCGTGTCAAGGATGAGAATGACCAGGTGCCCCATTTCTCCCAGGCCATCTACAAAGTTCGGCTGAGCCAGGGCACCAGGCCTGGTAAGTGCCAAAAGCAGCCACTCACAGCAAGGTCAGGTGGGCACTGGTGGGAGAGCAGAGAGTAGAGATGGCCAGAGAATTGGCATGGGGACAGGGCAGCCAGGGTCCAAGCTGCCCCTTCCCATTTCTGTCCCATCCTGCATGTCCTACTCCACTCAGGGTCCTCAGGTGAGTCCCAGCCACTTgtggcctcagtttgctcatctgtgaagtggggtgaAAAGCCATGGCTCACCTTCAGAATCCTGATGTGATGATGGATGTGGAAGGAAAACCAGGGAGAGATACAGAAGCATGGGAGACTCTCCCACCCCTTTCACCCCTAATGATGAACCTCTCCACACACACCAGGTATCCCCTTCTTCTTCCTTGAGGCTTCAGATGGGGATGAGCCAGGCACAGCCAACTCAGATCTTCGATTCCACATCCTGAATCAGTCCCCAGCCGAGCCTTCCCCAGACATGTTCCAGCTGGAGCCTCAGCTGGGCGCTCTGGCCCTCAGCCTCAAGGGTGAGCCTGAGCTGGGTGTTATGGGGAGGGAGGGTCAGAGGAAGCTGGGGAAAGCTTCATCTGAGCTTTAGGATGGGTTGGAGCTtgaaagataaaggaagaaagagcattccaggtggAGAGAATAGCAAGGCAAAAAAGCCATGCTTGAACCATGTCTGGAGGCAGGGCCACACATGGAGACTTAAGAAATGGTGTGGATGAAGTGCTTACATTCTGCAGACCCAGGCCTAAGGGGGAAGGATAGGAGAGACCTGAGGGGTTGTAGCCCAGGACACTGCTTGGACACCTTGGGACTGATGGCGGGAGACACCTGGACCTGGGAGTTCAGACCAGAGGCACAGTTtggagatggaaagaaaagcTAATCATATACCCACTCAGCCAGccaccattcatccatctatccaaccatccatccatcctcctaCCCTCCCAAACCCCCATCCATCCACCTAGTCACCCCTCCATTTATCCAACCGGGCATTCACTCATCTACTCACCCACCCATTTGCCCCTCCCCCTATCCTAGTCATCCACCTAACCAGTCCATCAATCATTCATTGTGTGGATAGATGTGGAAATGGCTTTGCAGACTCTCAAGTCCTGGTTGGATGCTCACAATGGTGCTAAAATTTCCTCTCATCCCTTCTCCAAGAGAGTATCCTGAACACCTGCTGTATGCTTGGCTTTGTACCTTGCTGAGAAGGTTGCCCTGGCCCCCTGCTCAGCTGACCACCCTGCCCCTTCTAGGGAGCACCAGCCTAGACCAGGCTCTGGAGAGGCCCTATCAGCTGTTGATACAGGTCAAGGACATGGGTGACCAGGCTTCGGGCCACCAGTCTACTGCCACCATAGATGTCTCCATAGTAGAGAACACCTGGGTGCCCCTAGATCCTGTCCACCTGGCAGAGAATCTCCAAGTTCCATACCCACATCACATTGCTCAGGTGAGTAAGTGGCtgtcagtggctgaagtcacccCATGGATGGTGCAGCTGGTTCTGAGTCTTATGGAGATTTGCAGGGTGGGTTGGGGGCCCAACTTGAGCCCTGCTCCTCTCCTACCTACGCTCCTCCCTCCACTGTCTCCATCAGTTCTCATGATGGATGGGCATTTAAGGCCCTGGGACCAGGCCCATAGCCCCTCACCTGCTATCCTTTGGCAGGCGTGGCTCTGCACTCTGAGATCCTGAGCTGGCCCCGGGCTTCCTCAGCAGAACAGCTGCCACCTCCCTGCTGCCATGGGGATTGTCACCCTGGCCAGGAATGTCTCAGGCCTCCTCGAGGAATGCCTTGGGGTCAGGCCCAgcctgagaaggcagagaataaaACAACCTGGTCATTCAGACACTATGGGCAAGATCTAGGCTTTGACCAGGGCAAGGCCACCATGGAGTTGCCACAAGTACCCCAATCAAAAGGACCCTACCCGGACTCTAGAGAGGACAGCaacttgcctggggtcacatTGCAGCTGGGGCCCAGGCTCCCTACCTGGGAACAGTTGAAACCTAAGGGCTGACATGGGCCATTCCTGCCCATTGTCCTGGGGGGTCCTCATTCTGTGTCCCCCCCCACCAGGTACACTGGAGTGGAGGGGATGTGCATTATCACCTGGAGAGCCAGCCCCCTGGACCCTTTGATGTTCATGCGGAGGGGGAACTCTACGTGACCGGGGAGCTGGACCGAGAAGCCCAGGCTGAGGTGAGGTGAGGGGGAAGCCAGGAGGGCAGGCTGAGGGGTGCTTGGTCACTGTCCATTTGGCTTCTGGGGGTGTCACATTACCCACAGGCACTGAGGCAGAAGAGCTGGAACTGGCCACTAGAAGGGAACCCAGACCCAGGCCAGGCTGGAGCTGCCCTTGGTCTTCATCTGAAGCCCCCCACTGCCCATTCCAGTACCTGCTCCAGGTGTGGGCTCAGAATTCCCGTGGAGAGAACTACACAGAACCTCTGGAACTGCATGTGGTGGTCATGGATGAGAATGACAACGCACCTGTCTGTCCCCCACGTGGCCCCCCAATCAGCATCCCTGAGCTCAGCCCCCCAGGTGGGCTATGGGCCTTGtcagggggtaggggaggggtgAAGTCTCTATGAACCATTCCATCTTGCTCTTCTCTGGAATGGGGCTGTCCTCAGACCCCTATAATAATGTttcacccaacacacacacacacacacacacacacacactcacacacaaaagCTCAGGTTTATTCCAGCACAAAAGAAGAGTGCATGAGGTAAGGCCTTCAGGCCTGGCTGTGGTCCCACCCAGGTGGGTGCTGTCTTTACAGGCACCGAGGTGGCTAGGCTTTTGATGGAGGACTTGGATGCCCCTGGTTCCCTCAATTCCCACGTTGTGTATCTGCTGCTGAGCCCTGAgcctgaggagggggcagaggggagagccTTTGAGCTGAACTCCACCTCGGGCAGTGTGACACTGGGGCCTGCCCCACTCCAAGCTGGACAGAACGTCTTGATTCAGGTGCTGGCCATTGACCGAGGAGGAGCAGAGGATGGTAAGTGCCCTGATGGTGACCCAGGTTTCCTGTCCCTTCTATTCCTATCTTGGCCTTCCCAAtataccctcccctgcctcaGGCCTCAGCAGCACCTGTGAGATTGCTGTCATGGTCACGGACATCAATGACCACGCCCCTGAGTTCACCACTTCCCAGGTAAGTGGGAGCAGGGGAGGACACCTTGGGAAGGTGCTAATCAGGGGGCTCATAgcccctctccatctctccagaTTGAGCCTGTAAGCCTCCCTGAGGACGCAGAGCCCGGGACTCTGGTGGCTACACTCATGGCCACTGATGCTGACCTTGAGCCTGCCTTCCGCCTCATGGACTTTGCCATTGAGGCTGGAGATGCGGGGGGGAACTTTGGCCTGGATTGGGAGCCAGACTCTGGGTATGTTCAGCTGCGACTCCTCAAGGTAAGGGGctaggggtggggaaggggcatacacacacacacacatacacacacaagtgtGCCATGCCCCTGCCCGCACAGTGACCCACGCCCCACTGGTTCCAGAACCTCAGCTACGAGGCAGCCCCAAGTCACAAGTTGGTAGTGGTGGTGCGGAGTGTGGCAGAGCTGGTGGGGCCAGGCCCAGGACCGGGAGCCACAGCCACTGTGACTGTACTGGTGGAAAGGGTGGTGCCACCCCCCAAGTTGGACCAGGACAGCTACGAGGTCAATGTCCCAGTCAGTGCACCAGCTGGCTCCTTCCTGTTGACCATCCGGCCCTCAGACCCCACGAGCCGTCCCCTCAGGTAAGCCAGAGGCCCTTACTGGGCTGGACCTCCCCTGCTCCCTAGGGATGACCCCAGGGCCTCAGAGGGGACTGACATTATCTGTGGCCTGGAATATTCCTCAAACCATGGTTAATGTGAAGGTTGTGACTCCTCTGAGGAGGGGAGGTGGATCAGGGCTGGATGAACTGGACAGGGCATAGAGATGGGTGTTTGGACCCTGTGAGAGCTCAGATAATGCCTCCCCATGCTGTCCTGGACCAGGCCGTCTTCCGATTGCCCACCCAGACTGCAGCACAGAGAAGGCTGCTCCCAGGCTCTGGCTCTATCCTGGCCCCTTTGTGGACTGACCTGGGAGTAGTGGAGATGAGTCATGCCCCCGGGCTCTGATAGTCCTTCCCTCACCCACAGTATTTGTGTTTCAAGCCCTGCCTCCCAGCAAGCCCCTGAAGCTGGGGAGTGATCATGGGCACTGCTGCTGCCCCCAAGTCCCAGGGAGAATGTGGAACTTGGGCAGGTTACACAGCCCTGGAGTTCTCTGGGCAGGACTCTGTATATGGTCCCAGTGCCTCCCTGACCCCCGCCCCCATcttttctgggcctcaggttcTCCCTGGTCAATGACTCAGAGGGCTGGTTCTGCATCGAGGAGTTCTCCGGGGAGGTGCACACAGCCCGGCTCCTACAGGGTGCCCGGCCTGGGGACATGTACACAATACTCCTGGAGGCCCAGGATGCAGGTATGGctcggtggtggtggtggcctcACAGAGGGAGAGCAAACCTCaaacagacaggcagacagatggGCAGGACCAAGCTTCCTCTCCAGGGCTCTTGTTGGCCTCCAGTCTGCCCCAGGCAGGAGGGGTAGACCAGGGGCTGGGTCCAGTGTCCCTCTCTGAGAAtgcctggcctctgcctcccctctcagACCACCTTCCTTACTAGGCACCAGCaatctcccagctctgcccctcagccCTGGAGGGACTGTCAGGGAATTGGCTTCAGACACAGGCTGGGAGCAGAAggtgtggggctgggcaggggaacAGAGGGCCAAGAAGTGAGCCTGGATAGGACACCGATAGGTCCCAGGTGAGGACTCTGAACATCACTTTGACGGGATGAAGAGCTGGCCCAGGGGTGTGTACATCAAGGAGGTGGGTTTcagctctgggctgggctgtccTGTGATGCAGGACCCAGCAGACCCAGTTTATCTACAGTCAGGGCATTTCCATCTTGTTGGGCCCTGGCACCAGGGGCTGATGGGGGGTGGGGTTGAGGGCAAGTTTGGCATGTagaaagtcacacaaaaaaagacCTGGCAGCTGTTTGGATAGTGAAGGGGGTGCAATGCATTGTGGGTTGAGGAGCGGGATGGAGCggagggggtggggcgggagaGGGTGTGACAAGGAACTCAGCAGGGTGAGACTGATGGGCTCTGGGGAAAGGGACCAGCTCAGGGACTCTGAATTCACTTGACCCCCATCAAGGGCCCCAGCCAGTTCAGAACTGCCTTCTCTGCAGATGAACCAATGCTGAGAACCTCTGCGACCCTCATGATCCACTTCCTGAAGGCCCCTTATGCCCCTGCCCCGACTCTGGCCCCTGTGCCCACCCGACACCTCTGCACACCCCGCCAGGACCATGGTGTGGTTGTTAGTGGATCCAGAGAGGACCCTGGCCTGGCCAGTGTGCACGGTCCCTACAGCTTTGCTCTTGGTCCCAACCCCACGGTGCAGCGGGATTGGCACCTTCAGGCTCTCAATGGTATGtggtgagggaaggagggaggctgtGGCCAAGGTAGGGGGTGGGTGACACTTGGAAGTGAGATGCCCTTCCATCATGGGGttggggctgggcctggaggagcAGGTGAGTGACTCTGATCACTGCTTATGGTTCCAACAGGGTCCCATGCCTACCTCACCCTGGGCCTTCATTGGGTGGAGCCACGCGAACACGTAGTCCCCGTGGTTGTCAGCCACAATGCCCAGATGTGGCAGATCCAGGTCCGAGGTGAGGCGGCTGGGGTGCTGCCAAGGTCAGGGGCATGCAGGTCCTGAGGGAACCACTGGGATACAGGCGGAGGGGCTGGGTATACACACCTGCAGGCTCATATCGACAGCATATGCCTGTACACAACTGTGTGGCTGGGCACACAGACCCATGTTGCATTCCCCTgatacacataaatacatacatatgcacaaaaacacacatactAGTGCTGGGGGCTTGGAGGAGCAGGAGAGCCCTCCCCCAA harbors:
- the CDH16 gene encoding cadherin-16 isoform X1 translates to MVPAWLWLLCLFVPQVFPEAQPAELCVEVPENYGGNFPLYLTKLPLPCEEAEGQLVLSGNSSTAAEGPFAVDPESGFLLLTRALDREEQAEYQLQVTLEAEDGRVLWGPQSVLVRVKDENDQVPHFSQAIYKVRLSQGTRPGIPFFFLEASDGDEPGTANSDLRFHILNQSPAEPSPDMFQLEPQLGALALSLKGSTSLDQALERPYQLLIQVKDMGDQASGHQSTATIDVSIVENTWVPLDPVHLAENLQVPYPHHIAQVHWSGGDVHYHLESQPPGPFDVHAEGELYVTGELDREAQAEYLLQVWAQNSRGENYTEPLELHVVVMDENDNAPVCPPRGPPISIPELSPPGTEVARLLMEDLDAPGSLNSHVVYLLLSPEPEEGAEGRAFELNSTSGSVTLGPAPLQAGQNVLIQVLAIDRGGAEDGLSSTCEIAVMVTDINDHAPEFTTSQIEPVSLPEDAEPGTLVATLMATDADLEPAFRLMDFAIEAGDAGGNFGLDWEPDSGYVQLRLLKNLSYEAAPSHKLVVVVRSVAELVGPGPGPGATATVTVLVERVVPPPKLDQDSYEVNVPVSAPAGSFLLTIRPSDPTSRPLRFSLVNDSEGWFCIEEFSGEVHTARLLQGARPGDMYTILLEAQDADEPMLRTSATLMIHFLKAPYAPAPTLAPVPTRHLCTPRQDHGVVVSGSREDPGLASVHGPYSFALGPNPTVQRDWHLQALNGSHAYLTLGLHWVEPREHVVPVVVSHNAQMWQIQVRVIVCRCNVEGQCMRKVGRMKGMPTKMSAVGILVGTLIAIGIFLILIFTHLTLARKKELDQPVDSVPLKVAV
- the CDH16 gene encoding cadherin-16 isoform X2, with the protein product MVPAWLWLLCLFVPQVFPEAQPAELCVEVPENYGGNFPLYLTKLPLPCEEAEGQLVLSGNSSTAAEGPFAVDPESGFLLLTRALDREEQAEYQLQVTLEAEDGRVLWGPQSVLVRVKDENDQVPHFSQAIYKVRLSQGTRPGSTSLDQALERPYQLLIQVKDMGDQASGHQSTATIDVSIVENTWVPLDPVHLAENLQVPYPHHIAQVHWSGGDVHYHLESQPPGPFDVHAEGELYVTGELDREAQAEYLLQVWAQNSRGENYTEPLELHVVVMDENDNAPVCPPRGPPISIPELSPPGTEVARLLMEDLDAPGSLNSHVVYLLLSPEPEEGAEGRAFELNSTSGSVTLGPAPLQAGQNVLIQVLAIDRGGAEDGLSSTCEIAVMVTDINDHAPEFTTSQIEPVSLPEDAEPGTLVATLMATDADLEPAFRLMDFAIEAGDAGGNFGLDWEPDSGYVQLRLLKNLSYEAAPSHKLVVVVRSVAELVGPGPGPGATATVTVLVERVVPPPKLDQDSYEVNVPVSAPAGSFLLTIRPSDPTSRPLRFSLVNDSEGWFCIEEFSGEVHTARLLQGARPGDMYTILLEAQDADEPMLRTSATLMIHFLKAPYAPAPTLAPVPTRHLCTPRQDHGVVVSGSREDPGLASVHGPYSFALGPNPTVQRDWHLQALNGSHAYLTLGLHWVEPREHVVPVVVSHNAQMWQIQVRVIVCRCNVEGQCMRKVGRMKGMPTKMSAVGILVGTLIAIGIFLILIFTHLTLARKKELDQPVDSVPLKVAV